ACGTAGCCCTGATCCGGCAATCCGACCAGATTCCGCCCTTTCCGGGGTTTCCCGTCCTTTCCCAAAGGCTCACAAGTAATGGCATCGGACATGATCTGCATGACCCTTTTGCCCATCTGGTGATACGCACGGTCAAAATCCTGGCTCCAGCGCATGTTGTCGCGAGCTGCCTTGGCGGGAATTCCTGCAGATGCGGAGGTCCCGTGACTGGATGCGCGGGGTTGCGGTGACTGGGGCAATGCGATGGCTTCGTGCCGTATGGTCCAGAGGTAATACTCCAGCGATACCGGGTAGATGTCTTTTTTTGCCTCGACGTAGCCGGGAAGCCGGATATCCACGCGGTGTCCTGACCACTTCTCGACCTGGCCGAGCAGGAAAGCGACATCACCGTGGACTTCCTGGCCTTTCAGCGCCGCCTCCACCCTGGCGAGGGCCATTTCGAGCTTCTTCTTGTCCAGGACGGCGGGCTGCTGTGCCCCGCAGACGACGGGCCAGACTATCAGCAACGACAGTGCAATTTTTCTCATCATGCTGTCTCAAGCCTGCCACCGCCGGGCAGCGCTAGTTGTGATTTTATTCTATCACATGGTGCACAGATGCGCCGGTGGCTCGCGCCAGTTGCCCGCATCCCGCAGGGAGGACATCTGGCCGGTTGAAATCCCGCACTCCTCAAGCGTGAGGTAACAGGCGGGGTCCGGAGCCCACGGTGTTCCATAGACCCGCTGCGCCCGCACCCGCAGGCCGGCACCACACATTGGATACCACTTGCAGACCGAGCATTTCCCCCCGATCCGTCCCGGCTGGTCACGGAGCCCCGCGAGCAGAGGGTCACTGAGGTCGGTCCAGATGCTGCTGAACTTCCGCTCCTTCACGTTCCCGAAGGTGTGGTCCATCCAGAACTGGTCGGCGTGGACATTGCCCAGAAAGTCGATGTCGGCGATGCCGACCCCCGACGAGTAGCGGCCGCCCCCGTTCCAGGTGAGCCGCTCGGCGATCTGGGCGGCCCGTTCCGGATCCCGCTGCTGTATTTTCTGCAGGAGGTAGACGCCGTCAACATGGTTATCGACGGTCAGAAGATCGATCATCGTGCCGGCCCGGTGCAGTTCGTCGGCCTTTTCGACCAACCGGTCGATTGCCTGCCGCGTCTCGGCATGGGTGAGATCGTCGGAGCGCATCCCGTCACCACGCCCGGAGTAGACCAGATGATAGAAACAGGCACGTTGAATCCCTTCGGCGCGAATGAAGTCGAATATGCCGTCCAGCTGGGCCACGTTGTGCCGGGTCAGAGTGAGCCGCAGTCCGACCCGCTGGCCGACCTTGAGGCAGTTCCGTATGCCGCTGGCGGCGGCCTCGAATGCCCCCTCCTTCCCGCGGAAATGGTCGTTCACCGCCCCAATTCCGTCCAGGGAAATACCCACGTAGGTAAACCCCGAGTCCTTGAGCCGCTGGGCGGTTTCCAGGTCGATGAGTGTGCCGTTCGTGGAGAGTGTCAGGCGCAGCCCTTTGCTTCGGGCATAGGGGACGATCTCCCAGAAGTCGTAGCGGGTCAGGGGCTCGCCGCCGGAGAGGAGCAGGGCGGGGATGCCGAAATCCGCCAGATCGTCGATGAGCGCCTTGGCCTGTCCGGTATCCAGTTCGCCCGGGTACCGCCGGGCCTCGGAGCTTGAATAGCAGTGGACGCACCGGAGGTTGCAGGTCCGGGTCAGGTTCCAGACAACCACCGGTTTCCGGCCGGCAGCGGAGCGCGGTGCCCGGCCGTCATCGGATGCCTCACCAGCCCTGGTTCCATACCGGATGGAGTCACCCGGCGTATCAATGTCATAGAGCAGCTTGGTTATGTTGATCATGGATTTGTACGCCCTCCTGAGCGGGCTAATCCCAGTATCGTTTCGATTCCGGCAGGGCCGGTATGATACCCGTCAGGTACGGCGACCTTTTGTATCCATGATGACGGTGCCCTCCGGCTCACCGGAACCGGGAAACTGTAATTTGTTTGTATGATCGTCTTCGCGCGGCGGTTTCCACTTGTGTCTACCGGTGAACTGTTGGAAAGAGACTCCGGGCATTTAGGGGAAACAGGAAACAGTCAGCCAGTGGAGGCACAAATGAAAAACAGGTTACTTCTCACGTCAGTCATCCGCCCGTTCGGCGGACCCGGTGAAGGCGATTCCGTCGGAGCCGAGCTTTTCCATGCACAGGTCACCCGGGCGCAGGGGATATTCAGCCTGCGGCAGGTGATCCGCTGCTGGGCGATCGACTATCTCGCCGGGAACATCGAGACCCCCTGTACGGTTCTGCACTACCCCTCGGAGCGTGAATTTGTCCGCGAGCTGAAATCGGGCCGTTACAGCCATGTGGGGATCAATTTCGTCGTGGCCACCTTCCACAAGGCTCGAAAAATGTCGGAACTGGTCCGCAGGCATGCGCCCGGTGCCCGGATCATTTTCGGCGGCTACGGGACAGTGCTCCCGGACAGCCTGCTGTCACCGTTCGCAGACCACATCTGCCGCGAGGAGGGAATTGGATTCCTGCGGAAGCTGCTGGATGAGCCGCTGGACCGGCCGGTCGTCCATCCCTACGCGCCCATTCCCACCGTGCGGATGTACTCCTACCAGCAGCCTGCACTGGTGGCCCACGTCACCGCCGGGCTTGGTTGTCCGAACGGCTGCGACTTCTGCTGCACGTCGCATTTCTTCAAGCGCAAATACGTCCCCTTTGCCCGGACGGGGCGGGAGATATTCGACGCGCTGGTCCGCATGGACGATCTCGCGCGGGAACACGGTGACCAGATCAGCGGCTATATCCTGATCGACGAGGATTTCTTTCTTCACAAGCCCCGCGCCCAGGAGTTCCTCTCGCTGGTGCGCCAGCACGGCCGGTCGTTTCCGCTCATGGGATTCGGCAGCGTCAAGGGACTTTCCCAGTTCTCCGCCGACGAGATTGCCGAGATGGGATTCGAAACCATCTGGACAGCGTTTGAAGGAGTGAATTCCGGCTACGGAAAACTCCAGGGCAAGTCGCTTGACGATCTCTACGCCTCGCTGAACAGCCGGGGCATTAATATCCTCGCGTCCATGATCATCGGTTTTCCCTACCAGACCCGCGAGCAGATACTGAAGGAGTTCGACTACCTGATGAAGCTGAAACCGTCGCTTTACCAGGTGCTGATCTATTTCGCCTTCCCCGGCACACCGTTTCACCAGCAGGTCATGGCCGAAGGGCGCTACCTGCCGAACTACCAGGAAAACCCCGACCTCCGGCGGTGGGACGGCTTTTCCATGCA
Above is a window of Deltaproteobacteria bacterium DNA encoding:
- a CDS encoding radical SAM protein, yielding MINITKLLYDIDTPGDSIRYGTRAGEASDDGRAPRSAAGRKPVVVWNLTRTCNLRCVHCYSSSEARRYPGELDTGQAKALIDDLADFGIPALLLSGGEPLTRYDFWEIVPYARSKGLRLTLSTNGTLIDLETAQRLKDSGFTYVGISLDGIGAVNDHFRGKEGAFEAAASGIRNCLKVGQRVGLRLTLTRHNVAQLDGIFDFIRAEGIQRACFYHLVYSGRGDGMRSDDLTHAETRQAIDRLVEKADELHRAGTMIDLLTVDNHVDGVYLLQKIQQRDPERAAQIAERLTWNGGGRYSSGVGIADIDFLGNVHADQFWMDHTFGNVKERKFSSIWTDLSDPLLAGLRDQPGRIGGKCSVCKWYPMCGAGLRVRAQRVYGTPWAPDPACYLTLEECGISTGQMSSLRDAGNWREPPAHLCTM